One region of Qipengyuania gaetbuli genomic DNA includes:
- the pdeM gene encoding ligase-associated DNA damage response endonuclease PdeM: MVPLSFAGEEWLLTEGRALYWPREQALLVADLHLEKGSFFAKHGQMVPPYDSRETLERVALAIRETGARRVITLGDNFHDSDGSARLEPHACGMLEALTKAVDWVWITGNHDPDMDARCGGTLAEELEIGGVILRHRAQKGETRPELSGHYHPRLQLKVRQRMIRRPCAVVSANEGTGGRPSGRMILPAFGAYTGGMNAADPAILKALQPADRIDAVVPAAGKLARFNLWHRAA, translated from the coding sequence ATGGTTCCCCTTTCGTTCGCAGGCGAGGAATGGCTCCTGACAGAGGGCCGCGCACTGTACTGGCCGCGCGAGCAAGCGCTGCTGGTCGCCGACCTGCACCTCGAGAAAGGCAGCTTTTTCGCCAAGCACGGGCAGATGGTCCCCCCATACGACAGCCGCGAGACGCTGGAACGCGTCGCCCTCGCCATCCGCGAAACGGGCGCGCGCCGCGTCATTACGCTGGGCGACAATTTCCACGATTCGGACGGGTCGGCCCGGCTCGAACCACACGCCTGCGGCATGCTGGAAGCGCTGACCAAGGCGGTCGACTGGGTGTGGATCACGGGCAATCATGATCCCGACATGGACGCGCGCTGTGGAGGTACGCTGGCAGAGGAGCTGGAAATCGGCGGCGTGATCCTGCGCCACCGCGCGCAGAAGGGCGAGACGCGGCCCGAACTGTCGGGCCACTATCACCCGCGCCTCCAGCTCAAGGTCCGGCAGCGCATGATCCGGCGGCCCTGCGCGGTAGTCAGCGCGAACGAGGGCACGGGCGGAAGGCCAAGCGGGCGCATGATCCTGCCTGCGTTCGGGGCCTATACCGGCGGCATGAACGCGGCCGATCCGGCCATCCTCAAGGCGCTCCAGCCTGCCGATCGCATCGATGCGGTAGTCCCTGCGGCAGGCAAGCTGGCGCGTTTCAACCTGTGGCATCGCGCCGCCTGA
- the infC gene encoding translation initiation factor IF-3 yields MQMPVKSGPRYDNMINVPKVRVIDHEGENLGVMYTREAVEQANELGLNLVEVSPNADPPVCKFLDVGKYRYEAQKKANLARKTQKTQEIKEIKMRPNIDDHDYDVKMRNVNKFIEHGDKVKVTLRFRGREMAHQQLGMDLLNRVRDDVEEIAKVESFPRLEGRQMLMVLAPK; encoded by the coding sequence ATGCAAATGCCCGTGAAAAGCGGCCCGCGCTACGATAACATGATCAACGTCCCCAAGGTCCGCGTGATCGATCACGAAGGCGAAAACCTGGGGGTGATGTACACCCGCGAAGCGGTAGAGCAGGCCAACGAACTGGGTCTCAACCTCGTCGAAGTGTCCCCCAATGCGGACCCGCCGGTGTGCAAGTTCCTGGACGTAGGCAAGTATCGCTACGAGGCGCAGAAGAAGGCGAACCTCGCACGCAAGACCCAGAAGACGCAGGAGATCAAAGAGATCAAGATGCGTCCCAACATCGACGATCACGATTACGACGTGAAGATGCGCAACGTGAACAAGTTCATCGAGCATGGCGACAAGGTGAAGGTCACCCTGCGCTTCCGCGGTCGCGAAATGGCGCACCAGCAGCTCGGCATGGACCTGCTCAACCGGGTGCGCGACGACGTCGAGGAAATCGCCAAGGTGGAAAGCTTCCCGCGCCTCGAAGGGCGCCAGATGCTGATGGTGCTCGCACCCAAGTAA
- a CDS encoding DUF547 domain-containing protein, giving the protein MGKRLLASAAIASLLAPPATPALAQDAAPLAAAQAASVDAEFARFAPRPSKNLQLDFSVWQDALRYMVLRMGPSTRLGANTVLPLTGTRFVYGHDSRIRLEGNRIPFSMLSEEAIAPLTEYREDLQRIAGEIDIASLPKNQQLAFWINLHNVAVIEKIALNYPVTSPSLIRLDGSDKPLDETKFITIAGVAMSPKDIRTKIVFPHWDDPKVIYGFFRGELGGPTIPREAYTAANVDALLAENGSEFVNSLRGVESIGGKLLVSEIFEEAAPFFFPRMDDDLKAHLATLAEEDVSALLAEGKSIKVNTYVDTVADLAGGEKEPLFYELQSNGEYASAKFTPSILRLLGERAQKYRVLQEQGRLGRVILLPNPGETIEPAEEAGEPAQPEQ; this is encoded by the coding sequence ATGGGCAAACGACTTCTCGCTTCGGCAGCCATCGCATCGCTTCTTGCGCCGCCCGCAACGCCTGCCCTCGCGCAGGATGCCGCGCCGCTGGCCGCAGCGCAGGCTGCATCGGTGGACGCCGAATTCGCCCGCTTCGCGCCGCGCCCGTCGAAGAACCTCCAGCTCGATTTCTCGGTCTGGCAGGATGCGCTGCGCTACATGGTCCTGCGCATGGGTCCGTCCACGCGCCTCGGTGCGAACACCGTCCTGCCTCTGACAGGCACGCGCTTCGTCTACGGGCACGATTCGCGCATCCGCCTCGAAGGTAACCGGATTCCCTTCTCGATGTTGAGCGAGGAGGCGATTGCCCCGCTGACCGAATACCGCGAGGATCTGCAGCGCATCGCCGGTGAAATCGACATCGCCAGCCTGCCGAAGAACCAGCAGCTCGCATTCTGGATCAACCTCCACAATGTCGCCGTGATCGAGAAGATCGCGCTGAACTATCCCGTCACTTCGCCCTCGCTCATCCGGCTCGACGGCAGCGACAAGCCGCTCGACGAAACGAAGTTCATCACCATCGCCGGCGTCGCGATGAGCCCGAAGGACATCCGCACCAAGATCGTCTTCCCCCACTGGGACGACCCCAAGGTGATCTACGGCTTCTTCCGCGGCGAACTGGGCGGCCCCACTATCCCGCGCGAAGCCTATACCGCGGCCAATGTCGATGCGCTGCTGGCCGAAAACGGCAGCGAGTTCGTCAATTCGCTCCGCGGCGTGGAAAGCATCGGCGGCAAGCTGCTGGTCTCCGAAATCTTTGAGGAAGCGGCCCCGTTCTTCTTCCCGCGCATGGACGATGACCTCAAGGCGCACCTTGCAACGCTCGCCGAAGAAGACGTCTCGGCGCTGCTCGCCGAAGGCAAGTCGATCAAGGTGAACACATATGTCGACACGGTCGCCGACCTTGCCGGGGGCGAGAAGGAACCGCTGTTCTACGAACTCCAGTCGAACGGCGAATACGCATCGGCCAAGTTCACGCCTTCGATCCTGCGCCTGCTTGGCGAACGCGCGCAGAAATATCGCGTGCTGCAGGAACAGGGCCGCCTCGGCCGCGTGATCCTGCTGCCCAATCCCGGCGAGACGATCGAACCTGCCGAGGAAGCCGGCGAGCCAGCCCAGCCCGAGCAATAA
- a CDS encoding SLC13 family permease produces MSAQRIGLVIGILALLAGIFAPLPAGMERGAGIVAGLVVLMAAWWMTEALPLTATALMPFLVLPFAGVMDAKTTASAYYSPILFLLLGGAFIALAIERTGLHKRLALALLRMVGGRGGQAGVLLAFMATAAILSMLISNTSTALIMMPMAVAVLAGGGIGDEDTEGLSGALPMGIAFAASIGGLGTLVGSPTNAIAVGLLDTLTGTRITFAQWAFYGLPVVVIGVPLAAFLVARVQKVAAHPFDARAARTAIDTHSAWSSAEKRLVPVVAVTFLLWMGQMWIAPYLPDGSLTDGTIAILMSLTLFLLPDGTGRPLLTWDEANRAPWGVIMMFGGGLALAAGMAASGLADWLGQALLPLEAWPLVLVAIAVVAMVVLITEFASNVATASGIIPVVASLVVALGADPVLLAMPAALAASWGFMLPAGTGPNAIAWSTGRIRIERMVKAGLLLDLFGIVMIVAVVWGMNALL; encoded by the coding sequence GTGAGCGCACAACGCATCGGTCTGGTAATCGGCATTCTTGCCCTGCTGGCAGGCATTTTCGCGCCTTTGCCTGCGGGGATGGAACGCGGGGCCGGGATCGTTGCCGGCCTCGTCGTCCTCATGGCCGCATGGTGGATGACCGAGGCGCTGCCGCTGACGGCGACGGCGCTGATGCCGTTCCTCGTGCTGCCCTTTGCCGGAGTGATGGACGCAAAGACTACGGCATCGGCCTATTATTCGCCCATCCTGTTCCTGCTCCTGGGAGGTGCCTTCATCGCCCTCGCCATCGAGCGCACCGGATTGCACAAGCGCCTGGCGCTCGCGCTGCTGCGCATGGTCGGCGGGCGCGGCGGGCAGGCCGGCGTGCTGCTGGCCTTCATGGCGACAGCGGCGATCCTGTCGATGCTGATCTCCAACACCTCCACCGCGCTGATCATGATGCCCATGGCCGTCGCCGTGCTGGCAGGCGGGGGCATCGGCGATGAGGACACCGAAGGCCTGTCGGGCGCCCTGCCCATGGGGATCGCCTTTGCGGCCAGCATCGGCGGGCTCGGCACGCTGGTCGGATCGCCCACCAATGCGATTGCCGTGGGCCTGCTCGACACGCTGACCGGCACGCGCATCACTTTCGCGCAGTGGGCCTTCTACGGCCTGCCGGTTGTCGTGATCGGGGTGCCGCTGGCCGCCTTCCTCGTCGCGCGGGTCCAGAAGGTCGCGGCGCATCCCTTCGATGCGCGCGCCGCACGCACGGCGATCGACACGCATTCTGCCTGGTCGAGCGCGGAGAAGCGGCTGGTCCCCGTCGTCGCAGTGACCTTCCTCTTGTGGATGGGGCAGATGTGGATCGCACCCTATCTGCCGGACGGATCGCTGACCGACGGCACCATCGCCATCCTGATGAGCCTGACGCTGTTCCTCCTGCCCGATGGCACGGGCAGGCCGCTGCTGACCTGGGACGAGGCGAACCGCGCGCCATGGGGCGTCATCATGATGTTCGGCGGCGGACTGGCGCTGGCGGCCGGCATGGCGGCGAGCGGCCTTGCCGACTGGTTGGGGCAGGCCCTGTTGCCGCTGGAGGCCTGGCCGCTGGTGCTCGTCGCGATTGCCGTGGTCGCGATGGTCGTGCTGATCACCGAGTTCGCCAGCAATGTCGCCACGGCCAGCGGTATCATCCCGGTCGTCGCCAGCCTCGTCGTGGCGCTGGGGGCCGATCCGGTCCTGCTCGCCATGCCGGCCGCACTTGCGGCGAGCTGGGGCTTCATGCTGCCGGCCGGAACCGGTCCCAATGCCATCGCCTGGTCGACCGGTCGCATCCGCATCGAACGGATGGTCAAGGCAGGCCTGCTGCTCGACCTGTTCGGCATCGTGATGATCGTGGCCGTGGTGTGGGGCATGAACGCGCTGCTCTGA